A section of the Oryza sativa Japonica Group chromosome 1, ASM3414082v1 genome encodes:
- the LOC4324964 gene encoding uncharacterized protein isoform X2, translating to MARTEKVAGDGCSGGGGGGGEGQVEVEVGVGMGMDGKGMIECRICQEEGDEGAMDSPCACTGTLKFAHRKCIQRWCDKKGNITCEICNQVYSPNYVLPPTKCCSAEMDMDLRQSWVGRIDPHDSHFLAIAIAEQQLLQAEFDDCVSSNSSGATCCRTVVLILMLLLLVRHVVVFVRDVSMLQDATVLFSATLQFAGFFLPCYVIARSCYAFQHRRRRQV from the exons atggcgcgCACCGAGAAGGTTGCCGGCGATGGCTgctccggtggtggtggtggtggtggagaaggtcaggtggaggtggaggtcggggtggggatggggatggacgGGAAGGGAATGATAGAGTGCCGGATATGccaggaggaaggggatgagggCGCCATGGATTCCCCCTGCGCCTGCACTGGCACGCTCAAG TTCGCCCACAGGAAATGCATACAAAGATGGTGTGACAAGAAGGGGAACATCACATGTGAAATCTGCAACCAG GTTTACTCTCCAAATTATGTCCTCCCTCCAACCAAGTGTTGTTCAGCTGAAATGGACATGGATCTTAG GCAAAGCTGGGTTGGACGAATTGATCCCCATGATTCGCATTTTcttgccattgccattgcagagcagcagctgctgcaagCTGAATTTGATGATTGTGTGTCCTCAAATTCAAGTGGTGCCACATGCTGCCGAACTGTTGTTTTAATT TTGATGTTACTTTTGCTTGTGCGCCATGTAGTTGTGTTTGTGAGAGATGTTAGCATGCTGCAGGATGCAACAGTGTTGTTTAGC GCAACTCTTCAGTTCGCAGGATTCTTTCTTCCATGTTATGTTATAGCCCGTTCTTGTTATGCTTTTCAACACCGGAGGCGAAGACAG GTTTAG
- the LOC4324964 gene encoding uncharacterized protein isoform X1 translates to MARTEKVAGDGCSGGGGGGGEGQVEVEVGVGMGMDGKGMIECRICQEEGDEGAMDSPCACTGTLKFAHRKCIQRWCDKKGNITCEICNQVYSPNYVLPPTKCCSAEMDMDLRQSWVGRIDPHDSHFLAIAIAEQQLLQAEFDDCVSSNSSGATCCRTVVLILMLLLLVRHVVVFVRDVSMLQDATVLFSATLQFAGFFLPCYVIARSCYAFQHRRRRQVYFLSYQCRYKQACHLG, encoded by the exons atggcgcgCACCGAGAAGGTTGCCGGCGATGGCTgctccggtggtggtggtggtggtggagaaggtcaggtggaggtggaggtcggggtggggatggggatggacgGGAAGGGAATGATAGAGTGCCGGATATGccaggaggaaggggatgagggCGCCATGGATTCCCCCTGCGCCTGCACTGGCACGCTCAAG TTCGCCCACAGGAAATGCATACAAAGATGGTGTGACAAGAAGGGGAACATCACATGTGAAATCTGCAACCAG GTTTACTCTCCAAATTATGTCCTCCCTCCAACCAAGTGTTGTTCAGCTGAAATGGACATGGATCTTAG GCAAAGCTGGGTTGGACGAATTGATCCCCATGATTCGCATTTTcttgccattgccattgcagagcagcagctgctgcaagCTGAATTTGATGATTGTGTGTCCTCAAATTCAAGTGGTGCCACATGCTGCCGAACTGTTGTTTTAATT TTGATGTTACTTTTGCTTGTGCGCCATGTAGTTGTGTTTGTGAGAGATGTTAGCATGCTGCAGGATGCAACAGTGTTGTTTAGC GCAACTCTTCAGTTCGCAGGATTCTTTCTTCCATGTTATGTTATAGCCCGTTCTTGTTATGCTTTTCAACACCGGAGGCGAAGACAGGTATACTTCCTTTCCTACCAATGCAGATACAAGCAAGCTTGTCACCTTGGCTAA